One stretch of Tenacibaculum sp. MAR_2010_89 DNA includes these proteins:
- the trkA gene encoding Trk system potassium transporter TrkA, which translates to MKIIIAGAGDVGFHLAKLLSYESQDTYVIDFDGDKLNYINNHLDVITKKGDATSIKLLKEIGINSADLLLAVTESQNTNFTISVIGKALGVKKTIARINNPEFLNNDVINFKDYGVDFMISPEELAAKEIKLLLNQSSFNDTVAFENGVFNIMGTTLGYKSPILDLTVKEVKEKYCLVDFITIAIKREGIAQTIIPRGDTVYKMNDQVYFSVPSYSIEKLHPIIGKEHVDINNVMILGGSSIGEKTARNLCIDNFKVKLIERKKEKALQLAENLRNTLVINGDGRDLELLEEENIREMDAFVAVTGDSETNIMSCLVAKSKGVKKTVALVENMDYINISQTIGIDTLINKKLIAASNIFRHIRKGEILALANLHNIDAEVFEFEVQPNARVTRKVVKELRFPREAIIGGVIRDGKALMSFGDFQLKSGDKAIVFCLPEAISIVEDLFN; encoded by the coding sequence ATGAAGATTATCATAGCCGGGGCTGGAGACGTAGGTTTTCATTTGGCTAAATTACTTTCTTATGAGTCTCAAGATACTTATGTAATCGATTTTGACGGAGACAAACTTAATTACATCAATAATCATTTAGATGTTATTACCAAAAAAGGTGATGCTACTTCTATTAAATTACTGAAAGAGATTGGTATCAACTCTGCAGATCTTTTATTAGCTGTAACTGAAAGTCAAAATACAAATTTTACAATCTCTGTTATTGGTAAAGCCTTAGGCGTTAAAAAAACTATTGCTAGAATAAACAACCCAGAATTTTTAAATAATGATGTTATCAACTTTAAAGATTATGGTGTAGACTTTATGATTTCTCCTGAGGAGTTGGCTGCTAAAGAAATTAAACTTCTTTTAAATCAATCTTCTTTTAATGACACAGTAGCTTTTGAAAATGGTGTTTTCAATATAATGGGAACAACTTTAGGTTATAAGTCTCCTATTTTAGATTTAACAGTTAAAGAAGTTAAAGAGAAATATTGCCTAGTTGATTTTATTACTATTGCCATAAAAAGAGAAGGAATAGCACAAACTATTATTCCTCGTGGTGATACTGTATATAAAATGAATGATCAAGTTTATTTTTCTGTACCCAGCTATAGTATTGAAAAGTTACATCCTATTATAGGAAAAGAACATGTTGATATTAATAATGTAATGATTCTTGGTGGTAGTAGTATTGGAGAAAAAACAGCAAGGAATTTATGTATTGATAATTTTAAAGTAAAATTAATTGAGCGTAAAAAAGAAAAAGCTTTACAATTAGCTGAAAATCTTAGAAACACACTTGTTATTAATGGAGATGGAAGAGATTTAGAACTCCTTGAAGAAGAAAACATTCGAGAAATGGATGCTTTTGTTGCTGTTACTGGTGATTCTGAAACAAATATCATGTCTTGTTTAGTAGCTAAATCAAAAGGAGTAAAAAAGACAGTGGCTTTAGTTGAAAATATGGATTATATTAATATTTCTCAAACTATTGGTATTGACACACTAATTAATAAAAAATTAATTGCGGCTAGTAATATTTTTCGCCATATCCGTAAAGGTGAAATTTTAGCATTAGCTAATTTACATAATATTGATGCGGAAGTTTTTGAATTTGAAGTTCAACCAAATGCAAGAGTTACAAGAAAAGTAGTAAAAGAGCTACGTTTCCCTAGAGAAGCCATTATTGGAGGTGTAATTAGAGATGGAAAAGCGTTAATGTCTTTTGGTGATTTTCAACTAAAAAGTGGTGACAAAGCTATTGTGTTTTGTTTACCAGAAGCAATATCAATTGTAGAAGATTTATTCAACTAA
- a CDS encoding polysaccharide biosynthesis C-terminal domain-containing protein, with amino-acid sequence MNLIRTYIQSFLNRSGGYIFTATIIARIFSFLTSWIALQLIPNKELGLVLFSWNIITFLIPFIGFGLHQSYIRYGALTNNNKDKKSLLYYVLKKGVIASGVLSIIIASIGFLFPFKLFKTGHYLSIFSLIFIPLFLFEVIKIKARLEHRNKVVAYCEIIYNSLLIVTVSLFCYFFQENGYITALITTPIITVFVFRKEINIQLKTRIEKPSFINKEFWKYGFFGGLANVATMLLFAIDILLVGYLLEEPESITAYRYISLIPFSILFLPRVFITTDFVSFTEKITQKKYIYNYIKSYMLLFSVISIGFVIFFHLFDEITLTFFDASFTQYRESFFILNIGVCGILIFRGLFGNLLSSIGKIKANYYITLTALCINIISNYYLIPKLGIKGAAITSALLMWFTGITSFLTFVYYYKRNNFTV; translated from the coding sequence TTGAATTTAATTAGAACCTACATACAAAGTTTTTTAAATCGTTCAGGTGGCTATATATTTACAGCAACTATAATAGCAAGAATATTCTCTTTTTTAACCTCTTGGATTGCTTTACAGTTAATACCAAACAAAGAGCTAGGTTTAGTATTATTTTCTTGGAATATTATTACTTTTTTAATTCCATTTATAGGTTTTGGATTGCATCAAAGTTATATACGTTATGGAGCACTAACAAATAATAACAAAGACAAAAAATCCCTCCTCTATTATGTATTAAAAAAAGGTGTTATTGCTTCTGGAGTTCTTTCAATTATAATTGCTTCTATAGGTTTTTTGTTTCCTTTTAAATTATTTAAAACAGGGCATTACTTAAGTATTTTTTCTTTAATTTTCATTCCTCTCTTTTTATTTGAAGTCATTAAAATAAAAGCACGTTTGGAACATAGAAATAAAGTAGTTGCTTATTGCGAAATCATATACAATTCACTTTTAATAGTTACTGTAAGTTTATTTTGCTACTTTTTTCAAGAGAATGGATATATCACTGCCTTAATAACTACACCTATCATTACTGTTTTTGTATTCCGAAAAGAAATAAATATTCAATTAAAAACAAGAATAGAAAAACCTTCTTTTATTAATAAAGAGTTTTGGAAATACGGTTTTTTTGGAGGGTTAGCTAATGTAGCTACCATGTTACTTTTTGCTATTGATATTTTATTAGTTGGTTATCTTTTAGAAGAACCAGAAAGCATTACTGCTTATAGATATATATCCTTAATACCTTTTAGTATTTTATTTTTACCTAGAGTTTTTATTACTACAGACTTTGTTTCTTTTACTGAAAAAATCACTCAAAAAAAATACATTTATAACTATATAAAAAGTTATATGTTATTATTTTCAGTCATTAGTATAGGTTTTGTTATCTTTTTTCATCTTTTTGATGAAATAACTTTAACTTTTTTTGATGCAAGTTTTACTCAATACAGGGAGAGTTTTTTTATTTTGAATATAGGTGTATGTGGAATTTTGATATTTAGAGGTCTTTTTGGTAACCTTTTATCTTCTATTGGAAAAATAAAAGCAAACTATTATATAACTTTAACTGCACTATGTATAAATATAATTTCTAATTATTATTTAATACCCAAATTAGGTATTAAAGGAGCAGCAATAACTTCAGCCTTATTAATGTGGTTTACAGGAATAACTTCCTTTCTTACTTTTGTTTATTATTATAAAAGAAACAATTTCACCGTTTAA
- a CDS encoding polysaccharide deacetylase family protein translates to MLLIYTHKITPRVRYTFKHIITRVLQIPISFTNKVEEFVAHNGPKFSYTKVALGKEFFIKSHDLLFQQGIRDVEIHMQKWKGVPCFFLQGDKSNIPFDIFSASFYLITRYEEYLPHIKDKHGRFEAAESIAFKYKFLEKPLIDIWSYMFLEELKQRFPEYKYSSRKYSFISTIDVDNAFAYKHKSFVRTVGGFFKDAYQLKVFNLWDRFSIRFNIKKDPFDTFQKIIDLKKQHDIRTLFFFLIADYTTFDTNVSASKTKFKLLIKNMVDYARVGLHPSYYTMNDLAMLKKEKERLEAITNMPIKRSRQHYLRFSLPDTYQKLIDLEIEEDYSMGYASHAGFRASTCTPFYFYDIDFEIQTPLKVFPFAVMDTTLNDYMKLTPKQALGKIRDLKNEVKRVNGVFITLFHNESLSGYQRWRGWSRLYDSMLKIVKA, encoded by the coding sequence ATGCTTTTAATTTATACGCATAAGATTACTCCTAGGGTTAGATATACTTTTAAACACATCATAACCCGTGTATTACAAATACCTATAAGTTTTACAAATAAAGTTGAAGAATTTGTAGCACATAATGGACCTAAATTTTCATACACTAAAGTAGCATTAGGAAAAGAATTTTTTATTAAAAGTCACGATTTACTTTTTCAGCAAGGAATAAGAGATGTAGAAATACACATGCAAAAATGGAAAGGAGTTCCTTGTTTTTTCTTACAAGGAGACAAATCAAATATACCTTTTGATATATTTTCAGCAAGCTTTTATTTAATTACTCGTTATGAAGAATATTTACCTCATATAAAAGATAAACATGGACGGTTTGAAGCAGCAGAAAGTATAGCTTTTAAATATAAGTTTTTAGAAAAACCACTTATTGATATTTGGTCGTACATGTTTTTAGAAGAATTGAAACAACGTTTTCCTGAATATAAATATAGTTCAAGAAAATATAGTTTCATTTCTACAATTGACGTTGATAATGCTTTTGCATATAAACATAAAAGTTTTGTTAGAACTGTAGGTGGTTTTTTTAAAGATGCATATCAGTTAAAAGTTTTTAATTTATGGGATAGGTTTAGTATTCGTTTTAATATTAAAAAAGATCCATTTGATACATTTCAGAAAATTATTGATTTAAAAAAACAACATGATATAAGAACGCTTTTCTTTTTTTTAATAGCTGATTATACAACATTTGACACTAATGTTTCTGCTTCAAAAACTAAATTTAAATTATTAATTAAAAACATGGTAGACTATGCAAGAGTAGGTTTGCATCCTTCCTATTATACAATGAATGATTTAGCGATGCTAAAAAAAGAAAAAGAACGATTGGAAGCTATAACCAATATGCCTATTAAACGATCAAGGCAACATTATTTACGTTTTTCATTGCCTGATACTTACCAGAAACTAATTGATTTAGAAATAGAGGAAGATTATTCAATGGGGTATGCAAGCCATGCAGGATTTAGAGCAAGTACTTGTACACCATTTTATTTTTACGATATTGATTTTGAAATACAAACACCATTAAAAGTTTTTCCTTTTGCTGTTATGGATACTACGTTAAATGATTATATGAAATTAACTCCTAAACAAGCTCTAGGTAAAATTAGAGATTTAAAAAATGAAGTAAAAAGAGTAAATGGTGTTTTTATAACATTGTTTCATAATGAAAGTTTAAGTGGGTATCAACGTTGGAGAGGGTGGAGTAGGTTGTATGATTCTATGTTAAAAATAGTAAAAGCTTAA
- a CDS encoding TrkH family potassium uptake protein — MENLNFKLIYRFLGITAVLNGLFMWLAIPFSLYHNENAVLGILNAGIITVAIGLLLFFFNKPNSKKIQKKEGYLIVTLGWLTLSCTGMLPYLLSGAISSIPDAFFETISGYSTTGSSILTDIESMPKGILFWRSATHWIGGMGIIVLTIAILPLLGIGGMQLFMAEAPGPSADKLHPRITDTAKRLWLIYVLLTFVEFILLKVAGMTWFDAINHAMATVSTGGFSTKNSSVAYYNNMPIIQYIIAIFMFIAGTNFVLTYFALKGKIQKVLQNEEFKYYLFSVIGISTIIAVTIIFFQDHNLNTSIEHPMVFGKVESAFRHSFFSVISVITTTGFVTADFTMWNFFITAIFFSLFFLGGSAGSTSGGVKIVRHIILLKSSFLEFKKSLHPNAIIPVRYDGKAVSQTIVFNILSFFVLYMLIFILGTVILAFLGLDIKSALGACASSLGNIGPAIGSVSPVDNFSHLSVGAKWFCSFLMLIGRLELFTVLILLTPFFWRKN; from the coding sequence ATGGAAAATCTTAACTTTAAACTTATTTATCGTTTTTTAGGTATAACTGCTGTTTTAAATGGCTTGTTTATGTGGCTTGCCATCCCTTTTAGCTTATACCATAATGAAAATGCTGTTTTAGGAATTTTAAATGCAGGAATAATAACCGTTGCAATTGGGCTTTTACTTTTTTTCTTTAACAAGCCTAATTCAAAAAAAATTCAAAAAAAAGAAGGATATCTAATTGTTACTTTAGGATGGTTAACATTGTCATGTACTGGAATGCTTCCTTACTTATTATCTGGTGCTATTTCGTCAATTCCTGATGCTTTTTTTGAAACTATTTCTGGGTATTCAACAACTGGATCTTCCATATTAACAGACATTGAATCTATGCCAAAAGGAATTCTTTTTTGGCGAAGTGCAACACATTGGATTGGTGGTATGGGAATTATAGTACTTACCATAGCTATTCTTCCGCTATTGGGTATAGGAGGAATGCAATTATTTATGGCTGAAGCTCCTGGTCCTTCTGCTGATAAATTACACCCTAGAATAACTGATACAGCTAAACGCTTGTGGTTAATTTATGTTCTTTTAACATTTGTTGAATTTATATTATTAAAAGTTGCTGGTATGACTTGGTTTGATGCCATTAACCATGCCATGGCTACTGTAAGTACTGGAGGTTTTTCAACAAAGAACTCTAGTGTAGCTTATTATAATAACATGCCTATTATACAATACATTATAGCTATATTTATGTTTATAGCTGGTACTAACTTTGTACTTACTTATTTTGCTTTAAAAGGAAAAATTCAAAAAGTTTTACAAAACGAAGAATTCAAATATTATTTATTTAGTGTAATAGGTATTTCAACAATTATTGCAGTAACTATCATCTTTTTTCAAGATCATAATTTAAATACTAGTATTGAACACCCAATGGTATTTGGAAAAGTAGAAAGTGCTTTTCGTCATTCATTTTTCTCTGTTATTTCAGTAATTACAACTACAGGTTTTGTAACTGCCGATTTTACCATGTGGAACTTTTTTATTACGGCAATATTCTTTTCGTTATTTTTCTTAGGAGGGTCTGCCGGATCAACTTCTGGTGGTGTAAAAATAGTACGTCATATTATTCTACTTAAAAGTAGCTTTTTAGAATTTAAAAAATCATTACACCCAAATGCCATTATACCTGTTCGTTATGATGGTAAAGCAGTTAGTCAGACCATTGTATTCAACATTCTATCTTTCTTTGTTTTATACATGCTAATTTTTATTCTAGGAACAGTTATTCTAGCATTTTTAGGCTTAGATATTAAATCTGCCTTAGGTGCTTGTGCTTCTTCTTTGGGGAACATAGGGCCTGCTATTGGCTCTGTTAGCCCTGTTGATAATTTTTCTCATTTATCAGTTGGTGCAAAATGGTTCTGTTCATTTTTAATGCTTATTGGTCGTTTAGAACTTTTTACAGTTTTAATATTATTAACTCCTTTTTTCTGGAGAAAAAACTAA
- the radC gene encoding DNA repair protein RadC — translation MKKLAIKSWSQDDRPREKLLLKGKNTLSDAELIAILISSGNREESAVDLSKRILQSVGNNLNNLSKLSIEELMHFKGIGEAKATTIVTALEFGKRKQFEKKQQISKITSSFDVAKIMQPIIGDLEHEEFWVLYLNNSNKILANHQISKGGLTATLVDVRIIFKKALELFAVGLILCHNHPSGKLIPSNSDIELTKKIKKATFTLDLKLLDHLIITEKAYFSFADEGVL, via the coding sequence ATGAAAAAATTAGCTATAAAATCTTGGTCTCAAGATGATAGACCTCGTGAAAAACTATTGTTAAAAGGAAAAAATACATTATCAGATGCTGAGCTTATTGCGATATTAATAAGTTCTGGTAATAGAGAAGAAAGCGCAGTAGATTTATCTAAAAGAATATTACAATCAGTAGGGAATAATCTCAATAATTTATCAAAATTATCCATTGAAGAGTTAATGCACTTTAAAGGAATAGGGGAGGCAAAAGCTACAACTATTGTTACTGCATTAGAATTTGGTAAAAGAAAACAATTTGAAAAAAAACAACAAATAAGTAAAATAACATCTTCATTTGATGTTGCAAAAATAATGCAACCTATAATAGGAGATTTGGAACACGAAGAATTTTGGGTGTTGTATTTAAATAATTCAAATAAAATTTTAGCAAACCATCAAATAAGCAAAGGTGGGTTAACTGCTACTTTAGTTGATGTTCGAATTATATTTAAAAAAGCATTGGAACTTTTTGCCGTTGGGTTAATATTGTGTCATAATCATCCGTCAGGTAAATTAATACCAAGCAATTCAGATATTGAATTAACAAAAAAAATAAAGAAAGCAACTTTTACATTAGACTTAAAATTATTAGATCATTTAATAATTACTGAAAAAGCGTATTTTAGCTTTGCAGATGAGGGAGTTTTATAA